The genomic region CGTCGGCGCCTGGCACGACGGCGACGCGCACCCGTCCTCGTTCGTGGCCTGGACGCTGGCCCTCGAGGGGCTCTCGCTCGCGGTCTTCGCGGCCACCGACGTGTTCCTCTTCTACGTCGTCTTCGAGGCGACGCTGATCCCGGCGTACTTCCTGATCGGCGGCTTCGGCCGCGCCGGCCGCTCGGCCGCCGCTCTCAAGTTCCTGATGTTCCAGCTCGCCGGCGGGCTGGTGCTGCTGGGCTCGGTGATCGGGCTCTACGTCGTCTCCGCGGACGCCGGGACCCCGTCGTACCTGCTCTCCGACCTCGCCGAGCTCGACATCTCCACCGACGCCGGCCGCTGGCTGTTCGCCGGGTTCTTCATCGCGTTCGCGGTCAAGGCCCCGCTGTTCCCGCTGCACACCTGGCTGGCCGACACCACCGAGAACGCCACGCCCGGCACCAGCATCCTGCTGGTCTGCGTGCTCGACAAGATCGGCACCTTCGGGATGCTGCGCTTCTGCCTGGGGCTGTTCCCCGAGGCCTCGCAGTGGGCCACCCCGCTCGTGGTCACGCTCGCGCTGATCTCGATCGTGTACGGCGCGCTGCTGGCGATCGGCCAGGACGACGTGCTGCGGCTCATCGGGCTGACCTCGCTGAGCCACTTCGGGTTCATCACGCTCGGCATCTTCGTGTTCAGCAGCCAGGGCGGCTCCGGCTCGATCCTGTACATGGTCAACCACGGCCTCGGCACCGCCGCGCTGTTCCTGGTGGCCGGCTACCTGATCCGGCGCCGCGGCACCACGCTGATCAGCGAGATGGGCGGCATCGAGAAGGCCACCCCGCTGCTGGCCGGGCTGTTCCTGGTGGCCGGCCTGGCGACGCTGAGCCTGCCCGGCCTGAGCCCGTTCATCTCCGAGTTCCTGGTGATCATCGCGGCCTTCGACTACCACTGGTTCGTGGGCGCGGTCGCCGTGACCGGCATCGTGCTGGCCGCGATCTACGTGCTGTGGACCTACCAGCGGATCATGACCGGGCCCGACACCCGTCCCGAGGCCCTCCCCGAAGACATGGCCCCCGGCGCGCGCCGGGACCTGGGACTCCGGGAGGTGCTCGCGGTCGCCCCGCTCATGGTCGGTCTGGTGCTCTTCGGGTTCTACCCGGCGCCGCTGCTCGACGTCAGCAACCCCGCGATCGACTCGCTGCTGGAGCACGTGGGGGTCAGTGACGACCCGCCGACGGTCGCCGACGGCGGGGACCACGGGACCGAGGAAGGCGGACACTGATGGAGTTCATCAAGCCCACCATCGAGTACGCCGAGCTGTGGCCGCTGATCGTGGTCCTCGTCGTCGCCTGCCTCGGCGTGGTCGTCGAGGCCGCGCTGCCCCGCGAGCGGCGGCACCCGGTGCAGGTCGGGCTGGCGCTGGCCGGCCTGGTCGCGGCGCTGGTCGGGACCGTGCTGGTCGGGACCGGCCTGGACAAGGTCGGCGGCGGCCGCGGGCTGGTCACCGCCGGCGGCACGATCGCCGTCGACGGCCCCAGCGTCTTCCTCTGGGGTCTGGTGCTGGTCTTCGCGATCGCCGGCGTGCTGCTCTTCGCCGAGCGCCGCCTGGAGGGCGGGGTGTCGGCGTTCGCGGGCCAGGCCGCCGCGCTCCCCGGCACCGACGCGGAGCGGCAGGCCTCCACCAAGGGCCTGGACCACACCGAGGTCTACCCGCTGCTGATGTTCGCGGTCGGCGGCATGATGCTCTTCCCGGCGGCCAACGACCTGCTCACGATGTTCGTGGCCCTCGAGGTGCTCTCGCTGCCGCTGTACCTGCTGTGCGGGCTCGCCCGCCGTCGCCGGCTGCTGAGCCAGGAGGCGGCGATGAAGTACTTCCTGCTCGGCGCGTTCTCCTCGGGCTTCTTCCTCTACGGCGTCGCGCTCGTCTACGGCTACGCCGGGTCGATGCAGCTGGAGCGGATCAACGAGGCAGTCCGCAACGAGACCGGGAACCAGACACTGCTCCTGGTCGGCATCGGGATGCTGTCGGTCGGCCTGCTGTTCAAGATCGGCGCCGCGCCGTTCCACTCCTGGACCCCCGACGTCTACCAGGGCGCCCCGACCGCGGTGACGGCCTTCATGGCCGCCTGCACCAAGATCGCCGCCTTCGGCGCGCTGATGCGGCTGTTCTACGTCGGCTTCGGCGCCGAGCAGTGGAACTGGCAGCCGATGCTGTGGCTGGTCGCGATCCTGACCATGGTCCTCGGCGCGGTGCTCGCGGTCACCCAGACCGACGTGAAGCGGATGCTGGCGTACTCGGCGATCGCCCACACCGGCTTCCTGCTCACCGGCGTGCTCGGCGCCCAGGGCGCCGACGCGCTGGCCGACGGCGAGATCACCTCGATGCAGTCGGTGCTGTTCTACCTGGCCACCTACAGCTTCGCGACCGTCGGCGCGTTCGCCGTGATCACGCTGGTCCGCGACGCGGGCGGCGAGGCCACCTCGTTCCCGCGCTGGGCCGGCCTGGGCCGACGCTCGCCGCTGGTCGCCGGGGCGTTCGCGTTCTTCCTGCTCTCGATGGCCGGCATCCCGCTGACGGCGGGCTTCGTCGGCAAGTGGGCGGTCTTCACTGTCGCGATGTCGGCGGGCGCCTGGCCGGTGGTCGCGGTGGCGATCGGGTGCAGCGTGGTGACGATCTACTTC from Nocardioides pantholopis harbors:
- a CDS encoding NADH-quinone oxidoreductase subunit M — translated: MNDFPWLTVLVAIPLVGAAVVPFLPRTSPALAKQVGVAVSLVTLAVAVAVALQFDVDGGMQLEEDHSWIEAFGVHYALGVDGLGLLLILLTAVLVPVVLVGAWHDGDAHPSSFVAWTLALEGLSLAVFAATDVFLFYVVFEATLIPAYFLIGGFGRAGRSAAALKFLMFQLAGGLVLLGSVIGLYVVSADAGTPSYLLSDLAELDISTDAGRWLFAGFFIAFAVKAPLFPLHTWLADTTENATPGTSILLVCVLDKIGTFGMLRFCLGLFPEASQWATPLVVTLALISIVYGALLAIGQDDVLRLIGLTSLSHFGFITLGIFVFSSQGGSGSILYMVNHGLGTAALFLVAGYLIRRRGTTLISEMGGIEKATPLLAGLFLVAGLATLSLPGLSPFISEFLVIIAAFDYHWFVGAVAVTGIVLAAIYVLWTYQRIMTGPDTRPEALPEDMAPGARRDLGLREVLAVAPLMVGLVLFGFYPAPLLDVSNPAIDSLLEHVGVSDDPPTVADGGDHGTEEGGH
- the nuoN gene encoding NADH-quinone oxidoreductase subunit NuoN, which gives rise to MEFIKPTIEYAELWPLIVVLVVACLGVVVEAALPRERRHPVQVGLALAGLVAALVGTVLVGTGLDKVGGGRGLVTAGGTIAVDGPSVFLWGLVLVFAIAGVLLFAERRLEGGVSAFAGQAAALPGTDAERQASTKGLDHTEVYPLLMFAVGGMMLFPAANDLLTMFVALEVLSLPLYLLCGLARRRRLLSQEAAMKYFLLGAFSSGFFLYGVALVYGYAGSMQLERINEAVRNETGNQTLLLVGIGMLSVGLLFKIGAAPFHSWTPDVYQGAPTAVTAFMAACTKIAAFGALMRLFYVGFGAEQWNWQPMLWLVAILTMVLGAVLAVTQTDVKRMLAYSAIAHTGFLLTGVLGAQGADALADGEITSMQSVLFYLATYSFATVGAFAVITLVRDAGGEATSFPRWAGLGRRSPLVAGAFAFFLLSMAGIPLTAGFVGKWAVFTVAMSAGAWPVVAVAIGCSVVTIYFYVRHIRLMFFTDPEPEVGVVTRSSPLTTATIVVAVLGTLLLGVVPGPVLDLAADAGQFLR